AGAAGCTCCACGCGCACGCCCAGGCCTTGGTGGACAAGGAGCACGAGCCCGCTCCTCCCACACCGGCGCCCGAGCCTGCTCCGGAGTCCGCTTCCACGACGCCCGAGGCCGAGGCCGAGGCTTCTCCCTCGACGCCTGGGGCCGAGGCCTCTCCCACGCCCTGACCCGGGGTGTCCATTTCGGGCCCTTTCGAGGGAAAAAAAGTTCCCACTCCCGAGCGGAGCGCCTCGCGCCAGACGCCCCTGATCTAGAGAGCGCCCCCTGGAGCCGTTCATGAGGGAGGCCATGGCGTGTCTCTTGCTTGCCCATGCCCCCGAGTCGCACGTGTCAACGCGTATCGAGGGGCGGGGAGGCAGGGGTGATGGCGGAGCTGGTGTTCTGGTGTGCCGCGGTGCTGCTGGTGCACACGTACTTTCTGTACCCGGTGTTCCTGTTCGCCCTGGATGGGGCGGCGCAGGTGCTGCACAACGTGCGCTACATGCGCTCGGGGGCGAACCGGCGCCGGGGTGAGCGGCCGGGCGAGCTTCCGCGGGTAAGCCTGGTGGTGGCTGCCTACAACGAGGCGAGCTGCATCGAGGAGAAGCTGCGCAACAGTCTGGCGCTGGACTATCCGGCGAATCGCTTCGAGGTGCTGATTGGCTCGGACGGCTCGACGGACGGGACGGATGAGCGGGTGCTGCGGTGCGCGGACGAGCGGGTGCGGTTGTCGGCGGCGCCTCGCGGGGGGAAGACGTCGGTGCTGAACCGGTGCATCCCGCTGGCGAAGGGGGACATCGTGTTGCTGTCGGATGCGAACACGATGATCGAGCCGGAGGCGGTGAAGCGGCTGGTACGGCACTTCGAGGACCCCGAGGTGGGGGCGGTGTGCGGGCAGCTGCGGCTCTTCAACCCGACGAAGGCCGAGTACGAGGAGAGCACGTACTGGACCTACGAGTCGCTCATCAAGTTCTACGAGGGCAAGCG
The sequence above is a segment of the Archangium lipolyticum genome. Coding sequences within it:
- a CDS encoding glycosyltransferase family 2 protein; its protein translation is MAELVFWCAAVLLVHTYFLYPVFLFALDGAAQVLHNVRYMRSGANRRRGERPGELPRVSLVVAAYNEASCIEEKLRNSLALDYPANRFEVLIGSDGSTDGTDERVLRCADERVRLSAAPRGGKTSVLNRCIPLAKGDIVLLSDANTMIEPEAVKRLVRHFEDPEVGAVCGQLRLFNPTKAEYEESTYWTYESLIKFYEGKRGAVVGANGGLYAIRRSLFNALPPSTIVDDFVIPLRILEKGYKVVYEPEAVAHEETTEDYGKEFGRRARIAAGNFQSLRMVPGLLSPLAGFPAFAFWSHKLLRWCAPALMALALVANLFLLHSPLYQLTLAGQVLFYGLAFLGKKGLLKGTARRVASVAYYFVTMNLAIVVGFWRFLRNTQRAAWDRTARAPSS